The Algoriphagus sp. TR-M9 genome has a window encoding:
- a CDS encoding cryptochrome/photolyase family protein, producing MPKTLRLILGDQLNAQHSWFDEKDSSVTYLMLELMQETDYVAHHIQKVVAFFLSMRNFAQHLKTQGHTVNYVKLDQEDNSQDLEKMIQGKVKEHHFEQFEYQLPDEYRLDTQLKSICKNLSIPCRSVDSEHFLTEREYVKDFFHGKKTYLMESFYRQMRKDFTILMDGKEPLHGKWNFDHENRAALKDKRLLRKPKTHPKPVSDVVKMLTEANVKTIGKIDEEEFTWPCSREESLEVLDHFCTQLLVHFGDYQDALTTWDPFLFHSRLSFAMNTKMLSPLEVVQKVEAYWKEHQDTIAISQAEGFIRQIIGWREYMRGIYWAKMPEFAELNFFNHQRKLPDWFWTGDTKMKCLSHSIGQSLDLAYAHHIQRLMVIGNFALLAGIHPDEVDQWYLGVYIDAIEWVEITNTRGMSQFADGGIVGTKPYVSSANYIHKMGNYCSHCAYSSSKKVGEGACPFNSLYWHFYNRNREKLENNPRIGMAYRTLDKLKNKEELINQAEEYLKNLNAL from the coding sequence ATGCCCAAAACATTACGATTGATTCTTGGAGACCAACTGAATGCCCAACATTCTTGGTTTGATGAGAAGGATTCCTCAGTGACTTACCTCATGCTTGAGCTCATGCAAGAGACTGATTATGTAGCACATCATATTCAAAAAGTAGTTGCATTTTTTCTAAGCATGAGAAACTTTGCCCAGCATCTCAAAACCCAGGGGCATACGGTCAACTATGTGAAATTAGACCAAGAAGATAATAGTCAGGATTTAGAGAAAATGATCCAAGGAAAGGTCAAGGAACACCACTTTGAACAGTTCGAATACCAACTCCCCGACGAATACCGACTTGATACTCAATTAAAATCAATCTGTAAAAACCTGTCTATTCCCTGTCGTAGTGTAGATTCAGAGCATTTTTTGACAGAGCGGGAATACGTGAAAGACTTTTTCCATGGAAAGAAAACGTACCTAATGGAGAGTTTTTACCGACAAATGAGAAAAGACTTTACGATCCTGATGGATGGAAAAGAGCCACTTCACGGTAAATGGAATTTTGATCATGAAAACAGAGCTGCGCTGAAAGATAAGCGCCTTTTGCGAAAGCCTAAAACCCACCCAAAGCCAGTTTCCGATGTGGTAAAAATGCTAACTGAGGCTAACGTAAAAACCATTGGGAAAATAGACGAGGAAGAGTTTACCTGGCCTTGCTCCCGGGAAGAAAGTCTGGAGGTTTTGGACCACTTTTGTACACAGCTGCTGGTTCATTTTGGTGACTATCAGGATGCTTTGACCACCTGGGATCCCTTCCTTTTTCACTCCAGGCTGAGTTTTGCCATGAACACCAAGATGCTTTCTCCACTGGAGGTAGTTCAAAAAGTAGAGGCTTATTGGAAGGAACATCAAGACACGATTGCTATTTCTCAGGCGGAGGGATTTATTCGTCAAATCATAGGATGGAGAGAATATATGCGGGGAATCTACTGGGCAAAAATGCCTGAATTTGCAGAATTGAATTTCTTCAATCACCAGAGAAAGCTTCCTGATTGGTTTTGGACAGGAGATACCAAAATGAAATGCCTTAGCCACTCCATCGGTCAATCATTGGACCTGGCTTATGCGCATCACATTCAACGATTGATGGTGATCGGTAATTTTGCTTTGCTAGCCGGCATTCATCCCGATGAGGTGGATCAATGGTATCTGGGTGTATATATCGATGCCATCGAATGGGTAGAGATCACTAATACGCGTGGGATGAGCCAGTTTGCTGACGGAGGGATTGTGGGAACCAAACCCTACGTTTCCTCGGCAAATTACATCCATAAAATGGGCAATTACTGCAGTCATTGCGCTTATAGTTCTAGCAAAAAAGTTGGTGAGGGAGCTTGCCCTTTCAATAGCCTTTACTGGCATTTTTATAATCGAAACAGGGAAAAGTTGGAAAACAACCCCAGAATCGGAATGGCTTATCGTACGCTGGACAAATTGAAAAATAAGGAAGAATTAATTAATCAGGCAGAAGAATACTTGAAGAATTTGAATGCCTTATAG
- a CDS encoding DUF2306 domain-containing protein, which translates to MYYDILMFSHLATVVPCIFLGAYLLFAKKGGLTHRNLGALYMSLMLITAVIALFIEAQVGDRLFNHFGYIHLFCLLVFWTVPTAFLSIKKGKVKTHQRKMILLYVGAIILAGGFTLAPGRYLHGVFFGG; encoded by the coding sequence ATGTATTACGACATTTTGATGTTTAGCCATTTGGCGACAGTAGTGCCCTGCATATTTTTGGGAGCTTACTTACTTTTCGCAAAAAAAGGCGGCTTAACGCATAGAAACCTTGGTGCTTTATACATGAGTTTGATGCTAATTACTGCTGTTATCGCCCTGTTTATTGAAGCACAAGTGGGAGATAGACTTTTCAATCATTTCGGATACATTCATCTTTTTTGTTTGCTTGTTTTTTGGACTGTTCCCACAGCATTTTTGTCCATCAAAAAAGGAAAAGTCAAAACCCATCAGCGAAAAATGATCTTACTTTATGTAGGAGCTATCATTTTAGCAGGTGGATTTACACTCGCTCCTGGAAGATATTTGCATGGTGTTTTTTTCGGAGGATGA
- a CDS encoding PorP/SprF family type IX secretion system membrane protein: MKNVYLLLITLSLLCPKANGQDIQYSQFYAAPLYLNPAMTGSSEMTRIGVNYRNQWPGLDQTFNAYSAYADHYIFSANSGVGVIVNRSEQSMANLSMTEIGATYSYRMRLGFRSFLRMGGQVSYMDRDAYFGDLIFGSQIDDQTGTVGGTSGESLGDGISHQFMDYSFGMVFHNENIWFGLAGHHLTQPNISFIDGENSKLPLKVSAHGGVRFDLSGGTSTEYLNQRMGTKELTLAFNYKNQGSFSQLDMGAQVNIQPIVLGVWYRGIPVQKTELPNHEAIIGLVGISLGGGLDVGYSHDFTLSSLGNANTGGAHEISLRYSFLATNKRGAGRTSSMPCFKY; the protein is encoded by the coding sequence ATGAAAAACGTTTATCTGCTACTTATTACCCTGAGCTTGCTTTGCCCAAAAGCGAATGGGCAAGACATTCAATACTCGCAGTTTTATGCTGCTCCATTGTATTTAAACCCAGCAATGACAGGATCATCGGAGATGACTAGAATAGGCGTGAACTATAGAAATCAATGGCCTGGTCTTGACCAAACCTTTAACGCCTACTCTGCCTATGCGGACCATTATATATTCAGTGCCAATAGCGGTGTAGGGGTGATCGTCAATCGCTCCGAGCAAAGCATGGCCAATCTAAGCATGACAGAAATTGGCGCTACTTACTCGTACAGGATGCGCTTGGGGTTTAGATCATTCTTAAGAATGGGCGGGCAAGTCAGTTATATGGATAGGGATGCCTATTTCGGAGATTTGATTTTTGGAAGTCAGATTGATGATCAAACGGGAACGGTAGGTGGGACCAGTGGAGAAAGCCTAGGAGATGGCATCAGCCATCAGTTCATGGACTACAGTTTCGGGATGGTTTTTCACAATGAAAATATATGGTTTGGTTTAGCTGGACATCATTTAACCCAACCTAATATTTCATTCATTGATGGGGAAAATAGCAAACTGCCTTTGAAAGTTTCGGCACATGGAGGAGTGAGGTTTGATCTCTCTGGGGGCACTTCTACCGAGTATTTAAACCAAAGAATGGGTACCAAAGAGTTAACATTGGCATTCAACTATAAAAATCAAGGGTCATTTTCTCAGCTGGATATGGGGGCACAGGTAAATATCCAGCCTATTGTGTTGGGCGTATGGTATAGAGGCATTCCTGTTCAGAAAACAGAACTACCCAATCATGAAGCAATCATCGGACTAGTTGGTATTTCTTTAGGCGGTGGACTGGATGTGGGATATAGCCACGATTTCACACTTTCTTCTCTGGGAAATGCCAACACCGGTGGAGCCCATGAGATCAGCTTACGATATAGTTTTCTTGCTACCAATAAACGAGGCGCAGGAAGAACCTCTTCAATGCCTTGTTTCAAGTATTAA
- a CDS encoding mechanosensitive ion channel family protein, whose translation MKYYSRLVIPFLVTFALAFSKLYFGEEAKNWEGVFAYLPHINTVLIIVGFTWCLLVGMQIVKRIFLKQYDISQEDNLRARKVLTQINLLVKIANFLILLLGIGLILLSFESVRKVGVGFFASAGVAGIIIGFSAQKAIGTLIAGIQIAFTQPFRLEDAVVVEGEWGWIEEINLNYIVVRIWDLRRLVLPTTYFLENPFQNWTRTSGDLLGSVFLYTDYTIPFEELRKELDRILETTDLWDKKVKVLQVSDAKEFTVETRILVSAKNSPIAWDLRVYVREKMIEFIQKNYPESLPKTRVEMTQRAT comes from the coding sequence ATGAAATACTATTCCCGATTGGTAATCCCATTTCTGGTCACATTTGCCCTTGCTTTTTCCAAGCTATACTTCGGTGAAGAAGCTAAAAACTGGGAGGGAGTCTTTGCTTATTTACCGCATATCAATACTGTTCTTATTATAGTTGGGTTCACGTGGTGCCTCTTAGTGGGTATGCAAATTGTCAAGAGGATCTTTCTGAAGCAATATGACATCTCACAAGAAGATAACCTTCGGGCAAGGAAAGTTTTAACCCAGATCAATTTACTGGTGAAAATTGCCAACTTTCTTATCCTACTGCTTGGTATAGGATTAATTCTACTGTCCTTTGAATCTGTACGAAAAGTTGGTGTCGGATTTTTTGCCTCGGCAGGAGTTGCGGGAATTATCATTGGTTTTTCTGCTCAGAAAGCCATTGGAACGCTGATAGCCGGGATTCAGATTGCTTTTACCCAGCCTTTTCGACTGGAAGATGCCGTGGTCGTAGAGGGAGAATGGGGTTGGATTGAAGAGATTAATTTGAACTACATCGTCGTGCGAATCTGGGACCTTCGAAGGCTTGTGCTACCGACCACTTATTTCCTTGAGAACCCATTTCAGAACTGGACCAGAACCTCCGGAGATTTACTTGGGTCGGTGTTTTTATATACAGATTACACCATTCCTTTTGAGGAGCTGCGCAAAGAATTGGACAGGATTTTAGAAACTACAGATCTCTGGGACAAAAAAGTGAAGGTGCTTCAAGTCTCAGATGCGAAAGAATTCACCGTAGAAACCCGTATTTTGGTGAGTGCCAAAAACTCTCCCATAGCTTGGGATTTACGTGTGTATGTTCGGGAGAAAATGATTGAGTTTATTCAAAAAAATTACCCGGAAAGCCTCCCAAAAACCAGGGTGGAAATGACTCAGAGAGCTACTTAG
- a CDS encoding TolB family protein encodes MRQILFSLLLISFACSPKTEVQTEIETAVHSASDSLLLTPEEMKYLKNIKQLTFGGNNAEAYWSFDDSMLVFQSDYSEWGAECDQIFYTNWKTDDLKNNAPKRLSTGLGRTTCSYFLPDNKSIVYASTHPGGENCPPVPERREDGKYVWPIYDSFDIFTADLEGNILSQLTSEPGYDAEATVSPKGDKIVFTSLRTGDLELFTMNIDGSDVKQITSDLGYDGGAFFSPDGSKIIWRASRPTSDEDVKVYKDLLAEGLVMPTSMELYVANADGTDVKKITDLGKANWAPFFHPSGEKIIFASNHQTERGYPFNLFMVNLDGTGLTRITHDGTFDAFPVFSNDGKYLVFSSNRNNGGTRDTNLFVAEWIGD; translated from the coding sequence ATGAGACAAATCCTTTTTTCCCTGCTGCTGATTTCCTTTGCATGCAGCCCAAAAACAGAAGTTCAAACTGAAATAGAAACAGCAGTACATTCGGCATCAGATTCTTTGCTGCTGACGCCTGAGGAAATGAAGTATCTGAAAAACATCAAGCAACTGACCTTTGGGGGAAATAATGCAGAGGCTTATTGGTCATTTGATGATTCCATGTTGGTTTTTCAATCGGACTACAGTGAGTGGGGAGCAGAATGCGATCAGATATTTTATACCAATTGGAAAACCGATGATTTGAAAAATAACGCCCCTAAACGCCTGAGTACGGGTTTAGGAAGGACTACTTGTTCTTATTTTCTTCCAGATAACAAAAGTATAGTCTATGCATCCACGCACCCAGGAGGGGAAAATTGCCCGCCGGTGCCGGAGAGAAGAGAAGACGGCAAGTATGTGTGGCCTATTTATGATTCCTTCGACATTTTCACAGCAGATTTGGAAGGCAATATACTTTCACAACTAACCAGCGAACCGGGATACGATGCGGAAGCTACAGTTTCTCCAAAAGGTGATAAAATCGTGTTCACCTCCTTGAGAACCGGTGATTTGGAGCTTTTCACCATGAATATTGATGGCTCGGATGTGAAGCAGATCACTTCAGATTTGGGTTATGACGGTGGCGCATTTTTCTCACCGGACGGTAGTAAAATAATCTGGAGAGCCTCAAGACCAACTTCAGATGAGGATGTAAAAGTGTATAAAGACTTACTAGCTGAAGGTTTGGTAATGCCAACGAGCATGGAACTCTATGTGGCAAATGCTGATGGAACGGACGTAAAAAAGATCACTGACCTTGGCAAAGCCAACTGGGCACCGTTCTTCCATCCATCTGGAGAAAAGATCATTTTTGCCTCAAATCATCAAACGGAAAGAGGCTATCCTTTCAACCTATTTATGGTCAATCTGGATGGAACTGGGCTTACACGAATTACACACGATGGTACTTTTGATGCATTCCCGGTATTCTCTAACGATGGCAAATATTTGGTTTTTTCCTCCAATAGAAACAACGGCGGAACTAGAGATACGAATCTTTTTGTGGCTGAGTGGATAGGAGATTGA
- a CDS encoding T9SS type B sorting domain-containing protein, with protein MKNRNWIYSLVWLVLLSQWAMSTCAYSQAIAPDEFFGPQIQQSQGADEISVKVSGKLALCSHAEKGHIILSVSGGVAPYTYKWNTLQTSKDRTDLYAGTYTVEITDAVGTVHTERIVVQPPYPLILDPIQVKDATCGSGTDGSAAISVKVGRGEPYKVTWSNGVIDEWQVNDLAPGIHSVTVADKFNCDVTVSFEVKAASEGIAVSEVIQDPTCQNQNSGAISLKVSGGQAPYSYTWSNGASTPELTGVPAGQYEVLVQDKTGCSFQASYVLEPAAAMRLESSVVNESCAGAGNGQIELKPSGGIEPYTYAWDNGSTSPSLENLSAGIYTVSISDASGCTMQNQFRVETKSALEIEVLELEDANCANSGLGRISLKLNGADGATKVSWTDDINAGLDRENLKAGSYEIKVSDESGCEVSRSFSINEVAALSARIETTFDVDCEQGDFTGIAWVSIQGGQAPYQIHWSSGEKENREINFHSSGQLSVTVIDALGCSSETAVKVDFPASINQAGRLDFGYRKLEISSEPEVQVNEEIIFESIIAEEFMAWDWQFGDGAKSTDRDPIHVFDKAGSYEVTLTAYDLYGCSSQEKNIIQVNAPLEFITIPNAFTPNGDGLNDTFMPKLKSVSDFSMEVFNTWGEKVYATASQETTGWDGTHQGQASPPGNYLYQITYTSKDGEQFTKTGGVTLIR; from the coding sequence TTGAAAAATAGGAATTGGATATATAGTCTGGTCTGGCTTGTCCTGCTTTCGCAGTGGGCAATGAGTACCTGTGCCTATTCCCAAGCCATAGCTCCAGATGAATTCTTTGGTCCCCAAATCCAGCAAAGCCAGGGCGCTGATGAAATATCAGTTAAGGTCAGTGGAAAATTGGCACTTTGTTCCCATGCTGAAAAAGGGCACATCATACTTTCGGTTTCTGGTGGAGTGGCACCTTATACTTATAAATGGAACACCCTACAGACAAGCAAAGACCGCACGGATCTCTATGCTGGAACCTATACAGTGGAAATCACCGATGCGGTAGGCACAGTGCATACTGAGCGAATTGTGGTCCAGCCTCCTTACCCGTTGATTCTTGATCCTATTCAAGTGAAGGATGCTACTTGTGGATCTGGCACAGATGGTTCTGCGGCTATCAGTGTAAAAGTAGGAAGGGGCGAGCCCTATAAGGTCACCTGGAGTAATGGGGTGATTGATGAATGGCAAGTAAATGATTTAGCCCCAGGAATTCATTCCGTCACGGTAGCAGATAAGTTTAACTGCGATGTTACTGTTTCTTTTGAAGTAAAAGCAGCTTCAGAAGGCATCGCCGTGAGTGAAGTAATCCAGGATCCCACCTGTCAGAATCAAAATTCAGGAGCCATATCTTTAAAAGTATCTGGTGGCCAGGCTCCTTATAGTTACACCTGGAGCAATGGAGCCAGCACGCCTGAGCTTACCGGTGTCCCGGCTGGACAATATGAAGTATTGGTGCAAGATAAAACGGGATGTTCTTTCCAGGCATCCTATGTGCTGGAGCCTGCTGCAGCCATGAGACTGGAGTCCTCAGTGGTAAATGAATCATGCGCTGGAGCTGGTAATGGCCAGATTGAGCTGAAGCCGTCCGGAGGGATAGAGCCTTACACTTATGCCTGGGACAATGGTAGCACCAGCCCTAGCTTGGAGAACCTTTCGGCTGGTATTTATACGGTGTCTATATCAGATGCATCTGGGTGTACTATGCAAAATCAATTTAGGGTAGAAACCAAATCCGCTTTAGAAATAGAAGTGTTAGAGCTTGAAGATGCAAACTGCGCAAATTCGGGATTAGGAAGAATCAGCCTCAAACTAAATGGTGCAGATGGCGCTACTAAAGTGTCTTGGACAGATGACATCAATGCAGGATTGGACCGAGAAAACCTTAAAGCTGGATCCTATGAAATAAAGGTTTCTGATGAAAGTGGCTGTGAAGTAAGCCGTTCTTTTTCCATAAATGAAGTGGCTGCGTTGAGCGCCCGCATCGAGACCACTTTTGACGTGGACTGCGAACAGGGGGATTTTACCGGCATCGCATGGGTGTCTATCCAAGGAGGCCAAGCTCCTTACCAGATTCACTGGAGTTCCGGTGAAAAAGAAAACAGGGAAATCAATTTTCACTCCTCAGGCCAGCTGAGTGTAACGGTAATTGATGCCTTGGGATGTAGCTCAGAAACAGCAGTAAAGGTTGATTTTCCAGCCAGTATCAACCAAGCCGGGAGGTTAGACTTTGGTTACCGTAAACTTGAAATCAGCAGCGAGCCTGAGGTGCAGGTCAATGAGGAGATCATCTTTGAGAGTATCATAGCGGAGGAGTTCATGGCCTGGGATTGGCAGTTTGGAGACGGAGCCAAATCCACAGACCGTGATCCAATTCATGTATTTGACAAGGCCGGAAGCTATGAAGTCACTTTGACGGCTTATGACCTGTATGGCTGCTCTAGCCAAGAGAAAAACATTATCCAAGTAAATGCCCCATTAGAGTTTATCACCATACCGAATGCTTTCACCCCAAATGGAGATGGCCTAAATGACACCTTTATGCCCAAGCTTAAATCCGTCTCCGATTTCTCCATGGAAGTTTTCAATACCTGGGGAGAAAAAGTGTACGCCACTGCTAGCCAAGAAACAACGGGCTGGGATGGAACACACCAAGGTCAGGCATCACCTCCTGGCAATTACTTATATCAAATCACCTACACCTCCAAAGATGGCGAGCAATTCACTAAAACCGGAGGAGTCACCCTTATAAGATAG
- a CDS encoding Fic family protein: MPRIEKFESGHFETAFQYKYFVPNKVDVDWFWDSPLLNKLLEKAAIKLGELNSYARMVPNIDLFIQLHVAKEAVVSSKIEGTQTRIEEALLPIEDIQPERRDDWQEVNNYINALNAAVSQLERLPLSSRLLRNTHELLMQGVRGENKQPGEFRQSQNWIGGSSLADAVFIPPQHLLIPELMSDLEQFLHNEEVFVPDLIKIAIAHYQFETIHPFLDGNGRVGRLLITLFLVSKGILDKPLLYLSMFFEKNRSLYYDKLSAVRTKNDLLNWVSFFLIGIEETASKAVSTLSHVLLLKEQKEQLIDTEFGRRSSSAKVLLHGLFHEPTISVEKAVALTGLSFKAANDLVQLMREKGILTEQTGQSRNRIFVFEEYLQAFEYGEGK; this comes from the coding sequence ATGCCACGCATAGAAAAATTTGAATCCGGACATTTTGAAACTGCTTTCCAGTACAAATATTTTGTACCGAACAAAGTAGATGTGGATTGGTTTTGGGATTCTCCTTTACTCAATAAGCTTCTGGAAAAAGCCGCAATAAAGCTGGGAGAACTGAATTCCTATGCACGCATGGTGCCGAATATTGATTTGTTTATTCAACTCCATGTGGCAAAGGAGGCTGTGGTTTCCAGCAAAATCGAGGGCACGCAAACACGGATAGAGGAAGCGTTATTGCCCATCGAAGACATACAGCCGGAGCGTAGAGATGATTGGCAGGAAGTGAATAATTACATCAATGCGCTCAATGCTGCCGTTTCCCAGCTGGAACGCTTGCCTCTTTCGTCCAGATTACTTCGCAATACCCATGAGCTATTAATGCAAGGGGTGCGTGGGGAAAATAAACAGCCTGGGGAATTTCGCCAAAGCCAGAACTGGATCGGAGGAAGTTCCTTGGCAGATGCTGTATTTATCCCTCCACAGCATCTATTGATTCCTGAGCTCATGAGTGACCTCGAGCAATTTCTTCACAACGAAGAAGTTTTCGTCCCAGATCTAATCAAGATCGCAATCGCGCATTATCAGTTCGAAACCATACATCCATTTTTGGATGGAAATGGGCGGGTAGGGAGATTATTGATTACCCTATTTCTGGTCAGCAAAGGCATTTTGGATAAGCCATTACTGTATTTATCCATGTTTTTTGAGAAAAACAGAAGTCTATACTACGATAAACTTTCTGCTGTAAGAACAAAGAATGACCTTCTGAACTGGGTTAGCTTTTTTCTGATCGGAATCGAAGAGACGGCATCAAAAGCAGTAAGCACACTCTCTCATGTGCTGCTGCTGAAAGAGCAGAAAGAACAACTAATCGATACGGAATTCGGCCGTAGAAGTTCCAGCGCAAAGGTTTTGTTGCACGGGCTTTTCCATGAACCGACCATTTCGGTTGAAAAAGCTGTTGCATTGACTGGATTAAGCTTCAAAGCAGCGAATGACTTGGTGCAATTGATGCGCGAAAAAGGAATTCTCACCGAGCAAACTGGCCAATCCAGAAATAGAATCTTCGTATTTGAAGAGTATTTGCAAGCCTTCGAATATGGTGAAGGAAAGTAA
- a CDS encoding glycoside hydrolase family 43 protein yields the protein MKLSYTLLTGTIALAFACSSPKTVEEKEAPKRAGNPIFEGWYADPEGIVFGDEYWIYPTFSAGYTDQLHFDAFSSKDLVTWEKHENILDTAAIKWAKQAMWAPAAIEKDGKYYLFFSANDIQRPSRPGWDPNNDINHFGGLGVAVADSPSGPFKDHIGEPLLSEFYNDAQPIDQFVFKDTDGTYYMLYGGWSHCNIGKLNADFTGFEPWEDGELFHEITPEGYVEGPFVFIREGKYYFMWSEGGWTNDSYKVAYAMSDNILGPWDRIGTILEKDTTIATGAGHNSVIQKPGSDDWYMVYHRRPIPNEGRDHRVTAIDELEFNEDGTIKPVKMTFEGVEANPIN from the coding sequence ATGAAACTTAGCTATACTTTATTAACTGGGACTATTGCTTTAGCTTTTGCCTGCTCTTCCCCAAAAACAGTAGAAGAGAAAGAAGCTCCTAAGCGCGCCGGAAATCCTATTTTTGAAGGCTGGTATGCAGATCCTGAAGGAATCGTCTTTGGGGATGAATACTGGATCTATCCGACTTTTTCCGCAGGATATACCGATCAATTGCATTTCGATGCCTTTTCATCCAAGGACCTAGTGACCTGGGAAAAGCATGAAAACATCCTCGACACTGCCGCTATCAAATGGGCCAAACAAGCCATGTGGGCACCCGCGGCAATCGAAAAAGACGGGAAATATTACCTCTTCTTTTCTGCCAACGACATCCAGCGACCGAGCCGCCCGGGCTGGGATCCGAATAATGATATCAACCATTTTGGAGGATTGGGTGTAGCTGTGGCTGATTCACCAAGTGGACCATTTAAGGATCATATTGGCGAACCTTTGCTTTCAGAGTTTTATAATGACGCGCAACCTATTGACCAGTTCGTTTTCAAAGACACCGACGGCACATACTATATGCTTTACGGAGGCTGGAGTCATTGTAACATTGGGAAACTGAATGCCGATTTCACAGGATTTGAGCCTTGGGAGGATGGAGAGCTTTTCCATGAAATCACCCCGGAAGGCTACGTAGAAGGACCTTTTGTATTTATCAGAGAAGGGAAATACTATTTTATGTGGTCTGAAGGTGGCTGGACAAATGACAGTTACAAAGTAGCCTATGCCATGTCTGACAATATCCTTGGCCCTTGGGACAGAATCGGCACCATTCTGGAAAAAGACACTACTATCGCCACTGGTGCGGGTCATAATTCCGTGATTCAAAAGCCGGGGAGCGATGATTGGTACATGGTCTATCACCGCAGACCTATTCCAAATGAAGGCAGAGACCATCGTGTGACGGCGATTGACGAGCTGGAATTCAACGAAGACGGGACCATCAAGCCGGTGAAAATGACTTTCGAAGGCGTGGAAGCGAACCCAATCAATTAA
- a CDS encoding M28 family peptidase, with product MNFSPKYTLAAVAGALLIWSCDTAPSDESLKAGLKEDVTYLAADELAGRAIGTSGEQKAAEYLAAEFKEVGLLPKGTEEYFQPFTVSKPTNPHEEAVIGTDGEGVTGRNVIGFIDNKSENTIVIGAHFDHLGMGGNGSLHRGDSAIHNGADDNASGTAALVALARILKHEEHKSNFLFIAFSGEENGLWGSNYFVKNPTIELSQVNYMINMDMVGRLNAEKTLAINGVGTSPSFLPALDLANADSLKLVTSESGVGPSDHTSFYLQDLPVLHFFTGQHEDYHKPSDDSELINYNGLLLVVKYIDRLVDQLDAEPKLAFTKTKDSSGDSPRFTVSLGVVPDYLYDGKGMRIDGVSEDKPAQAAGLMKGDVVVQMGDSTIVDMMSYMRALSSFQKGDEVLLGYQRGGEKKEVKVVF from the coding sequence ATGAACTTTTCACCAAAATATACGCTAGCTGCAGTTGCAGGAGCATTACTAATATGGAGTTGCGATACTGCTCCTTCAGATGAAAGCTTAAAAGCTGGATTGAAGGAAGATGTTACCTATCTAGCTGCAGATGAGCTAGCTGGTCGCGCGATAGGAACATCAGGCGAGCAAAAGGCGGCTGAATACCTTGCGGCTGAGTTCAAAGAAGTAGGTTTGCTGCCAAAGGGTACCGAAGAATATTTCCAACCCTTCACCGTATCAAAACCCACTAATCCTCATGAGGAAGCCGTAATCGGAACAGACGGTGAAGGTGTGACAGGAAGAAATGTGATTGGCTTCATTGATAATAAGTCTGAAAATACCATAGTCATCGGAGCGCACTTTGATCACTTGGGAATGGGCGGAAATGGTTCTTTACACCGTGGTGACTCTGCGATCCACAATGGAGCAGATGACAATGCCAGCGGAACAGCTGCTTTAGTCGCTTTGGCTAGAATCCTAAAACATGAAGAGCACAAAAGCAACTTTCTATTCATCGCTTTCTCTGGCGAGGAAAATGGACTTTGGGGTTCGAATTACTTTGTAAAAAATCCTACCATCGAGCTTTCGCAAGTCAATTACATGATCAACATGGATATGGTAGGTCGATTGAATGCTGAAAAGACGCTTGCAATCAATGGTGTGGGAACCAGTCCTAGTTTCCTTCCTGCTTTGGATTTGGCAAATGCAGATAGTTTGAAATTAGTAACCTCTGAATCAGGAGTAGGTCCTTCGGATCACACTTCTTTTTATCTCCAGGATCTTCCGGTACTACACTTTTTCACCGGGCAGCATGAGGATTACCACAAACCTTCTGATGATTCGGAATTGATCAATTACAACGGTTTGCTGCTTGTGGTGAAATACATTGATCGCTTGGTGGATCAATTGGACGCAGAGCCAAAACTTGCTTTTACGAAGACGAAAGATTCCTCAGGTGATTCTCCAAGATTCACAGTTTCCCTTGGCGTTGTTCCGGATTATCTTTATGATGGAAAAGGAATGCGAATCGACGGTGTCTCTGAGGACAAACCAGCTCAGGCTGCTGGACTGATGAAAGGTGACGTGGTGGTGCAGATGGGCGATTCTACGATTGTGGATATGATGAGCTATATGAGAGCACTAAGCTCTTTCCAAAAAGGTGACGAAGTGCTTCTTGGTTATCAGAGAGGTGGAGAGAAAAAGGAAGTGAAGGTTGTTTTTTAA